One Brassica oleracea var. oleracea cultivar TO1000 chromosome C7, BOL, whole genome shotgun sequence genomic window carries:
- the LOC106303980 gene encoding eukaryotic translation initiation factor 5A-1-like, with protein MTESSDAGASMASKIGNLRLASDIDFNDHIDLSGKPCRVIDLYTKRGLCHLHTINILTGYFVRRIVPISTEFVIPDVSRDLYQLTGISYKDDSITLLHHSGAYTRDDIFLPENENLRTMMVDGFNDDKRVIVGIVTSLGQDAVYAVDVYQAGSANDIDFVAKNVGF; from the exons ATGACGGAGTCCAGTGACGCCGGAGCTTCCATGGCTAGTAAGATCGGAAACTTACGGCTGGCCAGTGACATCGATTTTAATGACCACATCGACCTCTCTGGGAAACCCTGCAGG GTTATTGATCTCTACACGAAGAGAGGCCTTTGTCACTTACACACCATAAATATATTAACTGGCTACTTCGTGCGGAGAATTGTTCCCATTTCCACAGAGTTTGTT ATTCCAGATGTGAGCCGTGATCTTTACCAGTTGACTGGTATCTCCTACAAGGATGATTCT ATTACCCTTCTGCATCATAGCGGCGCCTACACTAGGGATGATATCTTTCTTCCCGAGAACGAGAACCTCAGGACCATG ATGGTTGATGGATTCAACGATGATAAGAGGGTTATTGTGGGTATCGTGACTTCATTGGGGCAGGATGCCGTCTATGCCGTCGATGTCTACCAGGCCGGTTCAGCAAATGACATTGATTTTGTGGCCAAAAATGTTGGCTTCTAA